The window CGTCGACCGGCTCGATGACCGGAGGCTGCGCGAACAGCTCCGGCGCCTGGGCCATCAACGCGGCCGCCACCTGGCCGCCAAGGTGGGCTTGGCGGCCCGCGTCGTCGGGAAAGGCGTCGAAGATCCCAAACTCCGAGGGTCCAAGGCGGACCGCGAACCAGGCGATGGTCGCCGGT of the Actinomycetota bacterium genome contains:
- a CDS encoding antibiotic biosynthesis monooxygenase; its protein translation is MVTVGLLVRLVATPGKEAEVVSFLEGGLALVEEEPATIAWFAVRLGPSEFGIFDAFPDDAGRQAHLGGQVAAALMAQAPELFAQPPVIEPVDVLAAKLPG